The genomic interval AGCATCTACTTAGTCTTAGTCTTCATCACCACCTTCTTGTACTTagtcttattattattattatccttttttttcttcaatttcttcatttttatctattttcGTGTTGTGTTGAACAAGGACTTGTtctgtttctttctttctacaaaTATACACTCTCTTCATTTTTCGTTCATGTCTCTTCTTCTGCTATTCCAAACTTATTATTCTTAACGTGCGCACTCTCGGCGCAGGTTAATGGAGGCTCATGTTGCTACTTCCATTGTTTCCAAAGCGAAAACCGCTTTCCATTCTGCTGCTGTCAAAGCTGAGAGGGTTCTCATGGACTTCAAATCCGATCGAGGTAAATTGTttctttcttatatttttctGTTACTTTCTCGTTTTTTCTTTATTGCACGTGCTTCATTGTGAAGAAATGAAGTTCCTTTGTTTTTGAGGAATGAGTATTGACtctggttttgtttttttaattggtgAAGATTCTGATAAGCAATTGGGTGATGATTATGGAAGGCAAAGACATCAGGGAGATGAATTTCCTAGGAATGAGAATGAGTCAAAGGTATGAAGAAGATTTTACATTTACTTGTTGTCTATGAATTTTGGGTAAATTGcgttttgacaaaaaatatagAGTTGAAATGAAATTTTAGTATTTGGATTGTTGCATTTGTAGGATGGgaattttgaactaaaatattcAGTTTTGGGTATTGTGTGTGGGATTTGGATTGGGTATGGTCGACGTGTAGTCACCACAGTCGAAAGATCATGGTTTTTAGATCAAGATCTGATGGTCTGtattttgagttttatttaaaattaatattgtcagTCGCTGATCGGAGAAAATAGCAATTTGTAAAAATCCCGCTACACTATGGTTCTATAACGCCTCTAGAGTCTCTGTTTGACAAAACTCTGTACTAAATAGTGTATCGCACATCAATgatgatttgttcaaattctgctatgcTATTTAGCATCACAATAGCCACTATTTGACGATActttttaaaatgtgttttgGTAAAGTTGGAATATAAAATGTCTGATCTTGGTCCGTCGACCATGATCTTCTAACTGTAGTGACTCTATGGTGCTTTGGACGCTCCTAATCCAAATCcattgtgtgtgtgtgtgcatTAAAAAAAAGCAAATGATATTAAATTACCAAATGTAACTatatttgtttggtttaatTGAAGTTCTAATTTGGAAATGAAAATTTAGATTGAGTTATGTGTTTGGATTAGTGTATGTATGTTTGGTCTACGGTTGAGGATTTGCAAATCTATGTTTGAATCCTAAGTATCTACTGAATTCTTTTGGGGCAAACTAATGGAAATCCAAACATATCCTTAGCTTATTGAGAAAGTTATAGTCCAAAATACCTTGTAGCCTAAAGATGATAAGTACAAGTTCACTTCTTTGTTTGTGTTGTGTGCAAATTTTTTATTAGGTGACACTTTTTTCTCTGATGAGTTGTTGTAGTTACATACACAGTTGATATTTGTGAATTTGATGGAATTGTACAGTTTCTCAATGAACTGAAGCATATAAAGTGGAGACCTCGACATATAGGAATAAAACAGGATTGGAAAGATCGAATTAACAACATACGgaaaggaagaagagaaactgAAGATACGGGTAAAGTTGGAGATGGAAGCATGGCTGCTATTCCAATTTATGATGAAAATTTATGCATCGGTCATGTGAAAAATGATCTTGATGCCAAGGTAAGAAGATATTGAacataatattgatattgtttgaATGATTTTCTGATTCAAATATACAAATGGTTTGCTTTAACGatgtttgatgaaaaaattCAATCTAGGCTCCAGAAGCTATTCCCTCGGTTGAAGGCTTGACTTCTGCGGCTAAAACGCCGATTCCTCCATCTTATGTCCTGAAGCAATTGGCTATAGCTGTTGAGTAAGTTATTCTCACCATTTTCCTTCCAATTCCATTAACTGCTGAAAGATTCTTTGTTGTTGAACTCTATTTCTAAGTATATACTAAGATATTGTTAGCCAAATTCTTGCAGCTTAAAAGGCCTAATTCACACTCTCAATTATTCAATGCATTTTTTTACTAAGAATAGTAGTGTTGAAATAATCTTGTCATAATTTTTAAAGCAATGTTTAAGAGTCTTGTTCTTGTTATTCAGAAAGGTTTTTAGCGTAACATCTAACAAATAACTATACGACTATTCTCTCAAAATTTTGGGCCTTTTGACTAGGGCTGGAAGGAAAACAAATTCAATGaaagattttgttgcttcatCAAGAGGTTCTTCACCTTCCACTGAAAGGACAGGCTTAAGTCTCTCTGCAGTGAAGGCTTTAGTGTTACGCGAGAAGGAGGATAAACTTACTTCTGAATTTAGTAGCAATGAGAAAGTTTTGTATTTGATTAGTTCTCTTTTTGATCCAGGTATGTGAATTTTAGGTTGCTTGCTTATGATATAATTGCACCAGAGAACCATTTTATGTTTATACATTTTTAGGTGCTTGATTCTTTCAAATAGAGAACTATAGCGGCGCTATAGACTTTAGCgtaaatttgaacaaatcactATTGTTCCTTGACATGTTAGTATAAAGTATTGTCTAATAGTGGTGCTATAGCCTTGTAGCATAGCAGAATTTAAACAAACTATTATTTTCCGCAATCCAGGTTTGATAACACTGATATTTGCAGATGGAGAGTTCCTTAGAAGGAAGATCAACTCCAATCCAGAGGAAATTGACATAACATCTTTCATAAGAGATATTCACGGTGCTCCTCTTGAAAGCCTTGTTGTTAAGCTAGCTGAAGTAATCGGAAACTTCAAGACCCTTCGAGAAATGGCATTTTTTTGGTGCAGGGTTGTTGCTGAAGTATGTTTAGCTCAATATAAAATTTCTAGttttgataattattattatacaatcaTTTTGTTTAGAATctggaattttttatttgatttactCTCGTTTGTTTTCAAGTTtctataatatatatgttattcGACTTGATTAAACAGCTGAGAAAACTTTGGTctgaagaaaaatatttaccTGGAGTTCCCTCAGATGACATTCCAGATCTTAAGTCATGTCTTCTCTATCAACATTTTCAAGTAATTAATTGTTGCATCTCTCGGAAAAGGCGCCATATCATTGCCACTGAATCTCTGGACTCTATGATGATGATGGAAGCAAATTCAAATACATTATTTGAATCAACAAACTGTAGTGACGGAACTTCTGCAAGTGCTTTATTATATGCTCGATTAATTACAGGAGAGCTTGTTCTTCGACTTGGTGCTCATTGCCCATCTGGAAATATGATGTTGGAAACCGGGGAGCCTGCATACTCTCCTATCACACAGGTTTgacatatatgatatatatatatagtaactATACAATCACAGCGTAAACTTGTTCCAATACTTAATATTAATGTCCATTTCATATAGGAAGGACCGTTGCTTACAGAAGATCTGATCAAAGAGACAGAGGAGTTTGTACTGCGGACAGGGAGGTCTGTAAACTTAACTCAGATATGATGTGTTTTGTGTGTCTTTCGATTAAACTGAGTTTtatcattttctcttttattgatCCATGCAGAATTAGGAAAATTTTCTGATTATTTCAAACTTGTTAATATGTAATTCGATTACATAGACTATTGTAAACCTAATAGACCTGTTTAGTAGGCTCTTGTTTAAATGACATTCTTGTGTTTTTGTCATGCTTTTCTTTAATGTGAATACCAAAATTATGTGTagttt from Cicer arietinum cultivar CDC Frontier isolate Library 1 chromosome 5, Cicar.CDCFrontier_v2.0, whole genome shotgun sequence carries:
- the LOC101494482 gene encoding uncharacterized protein; protein product: MEAHVATSIVSKAKTAFHSAAVKAERVLMDFKSDRDSDKQLGDDYGRQRHQGDEFPRNENESKFLNELKHIKWRPRHIGIKQDWKDRINNIRKGRRETEDTGKVGDGSMAAIPIYDENLCIGHVKNDLDAKAPEAIPSVEGLTSAAKTPIPPSYVLKQLAIAVEAGRKTNSMKDFVASSRGSSPSTERTGLSLSAVKALVLREKEDKLTSEFSSNEKVLYLISSLFDPDGEFLRRKINSNPEEIDITSFIRDIHGAPLESLVVKLAEVIGNFKTLREMAFFWCRVVAELRKLWSEEKYLPGVPSDDIPDLKSCLLYQHFQVINCCISRKRRHIIATESLDSMMMMEANSNTLFESTNCSDGTSASALLYARLITGELVLRLGAHCPSGNMMLETGEPAYSPITQEGPLLTEDLIKETEEFVLRTGSVGAGCSQLLSDMQAFKAANPGCILEDFVRWYSPPDWTESESSTDDSCSSDGSCESFSTRGHLSQRMRKEGNLWRELWETSKPVPAVKQAPLFDEDLAVEGILDAFEDIQPVELFGQLFVSLLGLGFIIAEPLLSGNDDFAKLFNDFKEYVVTTCEGIKFIEKVDELVQVYETVETMLLNPDEALRMMKHTKESTVTTNETKSRFKRISHIFGDKDKLLPRSGGKDQTNDEEKAIRQSFSSFFDGKSSLFSKKPPKAGNILPAETHQSLENDWTII